One region of Acidovorax sp. T1 genomic DNA includes:
- a CDS encoding transglutaminase family protein, producing the protein MTLRQTLATLPRDTRDTLFLLVVIAWVMAPQVAHVPAWASLMAGAVLLWRGWLAWNGRQLPGRWAVAGLLAVAVAGTLFTHQTILGRDAGVTLIVMLLALKTLELRARRDAMVVFFLGFFTMLSNFFFSQSLVTAAAMLVALLGLLTALVNAHMPVGRPPLAHAFRLAGTMALLGAPIMAALFLLFPRMAPLWGMPSDTMAGRSGLSGVMKVGNIAELALDDSVAMRVRFDTPGGAPPPQSDLYFRGPVFATFDGSEWHPLSYRAGTRALERPNSPAQLRVQGPALRYEVTLEPHQRPWLLVLDAARDKPAVAGMGTFMTDDLQWRTSRPITDVTRYQAASYPQFRHGPDTATPALRAYTELPPGFNPRTLALAQELRSDPRIASDPASDPDRDATPALVNAALTRLRTGGYRYTLEPGVYGQHTADEFWFDRKEGFCEHIASAFVVLMRAMDIPARIVTGYQGGERNAVDGYWTVRQSDAHAWAEVWMAGRGWVRVDPTSAVAPGRTGAFQRLQAPRGALATAMGTVMSPGLAQSLRAMWEAVNNGWNQWVLNYTQSRQLDLLKALGFESPSWQDLVTALGALVGLAALGGAGWTLWERSQHDPWLRLLARARQRLAQSGLPLPDTLPPRAMAHRVQAQFGDAAQGVADWLLRLEQWRYAAQPGAAASQLGALRREFRSLSWPAATARR; encoded by the coding sequence ATGACCCTGCGCCAGACCCTTGCCACCTTGCCACGCGACACGCGGGACACACTGTTCCTGCTCGTTGTGATTGCCTGGGTGATGGCGCCGCAGGTGGCCCACGTGCCCGCCTGGGCCAGCCTGATGGCGGGTGCCGTGCTGCTGTGGCGCGGCTGGCTGGCCTGGAACGGCCGGCAGCTGCCGGGGCGCTGGGCCGTGGCCGGGTTGCTGGCGGTGGCCGTGGCCGGCACCCTGTTCACCCACCAGACCATTCTGGGGCGCGATGCGGGTGTCACGCTCATCGTGATGCTGCTGGCGCTCAAGACGCTGGAGCTGCGTGCGCGGCGCGATGCCATGGTGGTGTTTTTCCTGGGCTTCTTCACGATGCTCAGCAACTTCTTTTTCTCGCAATCGCTGGTCACAGCGGCGGCCATGCTGGTGGCGCTGCTGGGCTTGCTTACGGCCCTGGTCAATGCCCACATGCCGGTGGGGCGCCCGCCGCTGGCGCACGCGTTTCGCCTGGCCGGCACCATGGCGCTGCTGGGGGCGCCCATCATGGCGGCCCTGTTCCTGCTGTTTCCGCGCATGGCGCCGCTGTGGGGCATGCCCAGCGACACCATGGCCGGGCGCAGCGGGCTGTCGGGGGTGATGAAGGTGGGCAACATCGCCGAGCTGGCGCTGGACGACAGCGTGGCCATGCGCGTGCGCTTCGACACCCCCGGCGGGGCCCCGCCGCCGCAAAGCGACCTGTATTTTCGGGGGCCGGTGTTTGCCACCTTTGACGGCAGCGAGTGGCACCCCTTGTCGTACCGCGCGGGCACCCGCGCGCTGGAGCGGCCCAACAGCCCCGCGCAACTGCGGGTCCAAGGCCCGGCGCTGCGCTACGAAGTCACGCTGGAGCCCCACCAGCGCCCCTGGCTGCTGGTGCTGGACGCCGCGCGCGACAAGCCCGCTGTGGCCGGCATGGGCACCTTCATGACGGACGACCTGCAGTGGCGGACCAGCCGCCCCATCACCGACGTGACGCGCTACCAGGCCGCAAGCTACCCGCAGTTTCGCCACGGGCCCGACACCGCCACCCCCGCGCTGCGCGCCTACACCGAGCTGCCACCAGGCTTCAACCCACGCACGCTGGCCCTGGCCCAGGAACTGCGCAGCGACCCGCGCATCGCATCCGACCCGGCCAGTGACCCAGACCGTGACGCCACGCCCGCGCTGGTCAACGCCGCGCTCACACGCCTGCGCACCGGCGGCTACCGCTACACGCTGGAGCCCGGCGTGTACGGCCAGCACACGGCCGACGAGTTCTGGTTCGACCGCAAGGAAGGGTTTTGCGAACACATCGCCTCGGCCTTTGTGGTGCTGATGCGCGCCATGGACATTCCGGCGCGCATCGTCACCGGCTACCAGGGCGGCGAGCGCAACGCCGTGGACGGCTACTGGACCGTGCGCCAGAGCGACGCCCACGCCTGGGCCGAAGTGTGGATGGCCGGGCGCGGCTGGGTGCGCGTGGACCCCACCAGCGCGGTCGCCCCCGGGCGCACCGGCGCCTTCCAGCGCCTGCAGGCCCCGCGCGGCGCCCTGGCCACCGCCATGGGCACCGTCATGAGCCCCGGCCTGGCGCAAAGCCTGCGCGCCATGTGGGAGGCCGTGAACAACGGCTGGAACCAGTGGGTGCTGAACTACACGCAAAGCCGCCAGCTCGATTTGCTCAAGGCACTGGGGTTTGAATCGCCCAGCTGGCAAGACCTCGTCACCGCACTGGGCGCGCTGGTGGGGCTGGCCGCACTGGGCGGCGCTGGCTGGACGCTGTGGGAGCGCAGCCAGCATGACCCCTGGCTGCGCCTGCTGGCCCGCGCCCGCCAGCGCCTCGCCCAAAGTGGATTGCCCCTGCCCGACACCCTGCCACCGCGCGCCATGGCCCACCGCGTGCAGGCACAATTTGGCGATGCCGCGCAAGGCGTTGCCGACTGGCTGCTGCGGCTGGAGCAATGGCGCTATGCCGCGCAACCCGGTGCCGCGGCCAGCCAGCTCGGCGCCTTGCGCCGCGAATTCCGATCCCTTTCCTGGCCCGCCGCCACCGCGCGCCGATGA
- the mltB gene encoding lytic murein transglycosylase B, which produces MLKTVHIAILLIAACAIPISASGQKHQKSGKTQATTARNAAAPVGTAYATRPEALQFANDLAERRDLDREWVRQAIGQARFLPQVPRLMLPAPKGQAKNWRVYRSRFIDPVRIRAGLRFWQDNTEALARAESEFGVPAEIIVGIIGVETIYGQQMGNFRVMDALATLAFDFPAAHPRAAERTAFFQRELEQFLSLTHRSNVDPFAPRGSYAGAMGLGQFMPSSWVRHAIDFDGDGRVDLFNSPADAIGSVANYFIAHGWKPGLPTHYSVQFDADPARVQLDELLAPDILPTFSAASMQAKGAVLDAAAAQHAGPLALVELQNGGDAPSYVAGTENFYAVTRYNWSSYYAMAVIELGREVAAARAR; this is translated from the coding sequence ATGCTGAAAACCGTACACATCGCTATTTTATTGATAGCTGCTTGCGCAATACCCATAAGCGCTAGCGGCCAAAAACACCAAAAATCTGGCAAAACCCAGGCCACTACCGCTCGCAACGCCGCCGCGCCCGTCGGCACCGCCTACGCCACGCGCCCCGAGGCGCTGCAGTTTGCCAACGACCTGGCCGAGCGCCGCGACCTGGACCGCGAATGGGTGCGCCAGGCCATCGGACAAGCGCGCTTTTTGCCCCAGGTGCCCCGGCTCATGCTGCCTGCGCCCAAGGGCCAGGCCAAGAACTGGCGGGTGTACCGCAGCCGCTTCATCGACCCGGTGCGCATCCGTGCGGGCCTGCGCTTTTGGCAGGACAACACCGAAGCCCTGGCGCGCGCCGAAAGCGAATTTGGCGTGCCCGCCGAAATCATCGTGGGCATCATCGGCGTGGAAACTATCTACGGCCAGCAGATGGGCAATTTTCGGGTGATGGACGCGCTGGCCACGCTGGCGTTTGACTTCCCGGCGGCACACCCGCGCGCCGCCGAACGCACCGCGTTCTTCCAGCGCGAGCTGGAGCAGTTTCTGAGCCTCACGCACCGCAGCAACGTCGATCCCTTCGCGCCGCGCGGCAGCTACGCGGGCGCCATGGGCCTGGGGCAGTTCATGCCCTCGAGCTGGGTGCGCCACGCCATCGACTTTGATGGCGACGGCCGCGTGGACCTGTTCAACAGCCCCGCCGACGCCATCGGCTCGGTGGCCAATTACTTCATCGCCCACGGCTGGAAGCCGGGCCTGCCCACGCACTACAGCGTGCAGTTCGACGCCGATCCCGCGCGCGTGCAACTTGACGAACTGCTGGCCCCCGACATCCTGCCCACCTTCAGCGCCGCCAGCATGCAGGCCAAGGGTGCCGTGCTGGACGCCGCAGCAGCGCAACACGCCGGGCCGTTGGCGCTGGTGGAACTGCAAAACGGCGGCGACGCGCCCAGCTACGTGGCCGGCACCGAGAATTTTTATGCCGTCACGCGCTACAACTGGTCGAGCTACTACGCCATGGCCGTGATCGAGCTGGGGCGCGAGGTGGCCGCAGCGCGCGCACGCTAA
- a CDS encoding ABC transporter ATP-binding protein, translating into MSATTHSTPVADAIVRVRGLSKTYAGGFQALKNVNLDIRRGEIFALLGPNGAGKTTLISVICGMTRATEGSVTADGFDTVRDYRAARSAIGLVPQELHTDSFETVWATVSFSRGLFGKAPNPALIEKILKDLSLWDKRDSKILALSGGMKRRVLIAKALSHEPKILFLDEPSAGVDVELRHDMWRLVRALQDAGTTIILTTHYIEEAEDMADRIGVIRQGELIVVEDKAVLMRKLGKKQLTLTLQHPMERLPESLARWPLALSADGHALTYSFDTQQEDTGIAALLRALGEHGIDFKDLHSSESSLEDIFVSLVHEQKAGQ; encoded by the coding sequence ATGTCAGCCACCACCCATTCGACGCCCGTTGCAGACGCCATCGTGCGCGTGCGCGGCCTCAGCAAAACCTACGCGGGCGGCTTCCAGGCGCTCAAGAACGTCAACCTGGACATCCGCCGCGGCGAAATTTTTGCCCTGCTCGGCCCCAACGGCGCCGGCAAGACCACGCTGATCAGCGTCATCTGCGGCATGACCAGAGCCACCGAAGGCAGCGTGACGGCCGACGGCTTTGACACCGTGCGCGACTACCGCGCGGCCCGCTCCGCCATCGGCCTGGTGCCGCAGGAGCTGCACACCGACTCGTTCGAGACCGTGTGGGCCACCGTGAGCTTCAGCCGCGGGCTGTTTGGCAAGGCCCCCAATCCGGCGCTGATCGAAAAGATCCTGAAAGACCTCTCTCTCTGGGACAAGCGGGACAGCAAAATTTTGGCGCTCTCGGGCGGCATGAAGCGCCGCGTGCTGATCGCCAAGGCGCTGTCGCACGAGCCGAAAATTCTGTTCCTCGACGAACCCAGCGCCGGCGTGGACGTGGAACTGCGCCACGACATGTGGCGCCTGGTGCGCGCGCTGCAGGATGCCGGCACCACCATCATCCTGACCACGCACTACATCGAGGAAGCCGAGGACATGGCCGACCGCATCGGCGTGATCCGCCAGGGCGAGTTGATCGTGGTGGAAGACAAAGCCGTGCTGATGCGCAAGCTCGGCAAAAAGCAGCTCACCCTCACGCTGCAGCACCCCATGGAGCGCCTGCCCGAATCGCTTGCGCGCTGGCCACTGGCCCTGTCTGCCGACGGCCATGCGCTAACCTACAGCTTTGACACCCAGCAGGAAGACACCGGCATCGCTGCGCTGCTGCGCGCACTGGGCGAGCACGGCATCGACTTCAAGGATCTGCATTCATCGGAGAGCTCGCTCGAAGACATCTTCGTCAGCCTCGTTCACGAACAGAAAGCCGGCCAATGA
- a CDS encoding ABC transporter permease, which yields MNLHGVRAIYRFEMNRAFRTWAQSLIAPVLSTSLYFIVFGSAIGSRMGDIGGVDYGAYIIPGLLMLSLLSESISNASFGIYMPKWSGTIYELLSAPVNWVEVLLGYVGAAATKSLIVGALILATARVFVPYEVAHPVWMLGFLVLTAITFCLFGFLIGLWADSFQKLQIIPLLVITPLTFLGGAFYSISMLPPFWQTVSLFNPVVYLISGLRWAFYGAADVHIGVSVGMTLVFMAACLAAVWWVFKTGYRIRR from the coding sequence CTGAACCTGCATGGCGTGCGCGCCATTTACCGCTTCGAGATGAACCGCGCCTTTCGCACCTGGGCGCAAAGCCTGATTGCGCCCGTGCTCTCGACCTCGCTGTACTTCATCGTCTTCGGCTCGGCCATTGGCTCGCGCATGGGCGACATTGGGGGCGTGGACTATGGCGCCTACATCATCCCGGGCCTGTTGATGCTGTCGCTGCTCTCCGAGAGCATTTCCAACGCGTCCTTTGGCATCTACATGCCCAAGTGGTCGGGCACCATTTACGAGCTGCTGAGCGCACCGGTCAACTGGGTCGAGGTGCTGCTGGGCTATGTGGGCGCGGCGGCCACCAAGTCGCTGATCGTGGGCGCGCTGATCCTGGCGACGGCGCGGGTGTTTGTGCCTTACGAGGTCGCCCACCCGGTGTGGATGCTCGGCTTTCTGGTGCTGACGGCCATCACCTTCTGCCTGTTCGGGTTTCTCATCGGCCTGTGGGCCGACAGCTTTCAGAAGCTGCAGATCATTCCGCTGCTGGTCATCACGCCGCTGACGTTTCTGGGCGGTGCGTTCTACAGCATCAGCATGCTGCCGCCGTTTTGGCAAACCGTCTCACTGTTCAACCCGGTGGTTTATCTCATCAGCGGACTGCGCTGGGCCTTCTATGGCGCGGCCGACGTTCACATTGGCGTGAGCGTGGGCATGACGCTGGTGTTCATGGCGGCGTGCCTGGCTGCGGTGTGGTGGGTGTTCAAGACGGGCTACCGGATCCGGCGCTGA
- a CDS encoding branched-chain amino acid ABC transporter substrate-binding protein, with the protein MNKLRSAGLKSGAAALCRSVLAVVAAVAGALAPASASWAQAPAPSAAVSQAKPVKLALIESLSGPFANTGEAVFRNIFWAIERVNARGGVRLPAAAGGARPLVLERYDSKGQNEEALSALRAAIDDGAQVILQGNSSATAAVLIDAINKHNEREPGKRVLFLNYSAVDPILTNEKCSFWHFRFDAHADMRMAALMEVVREDKALKSVYLIGQDYSFGQAVLREAKRQLAAQRPDVAVVGDELHPVGRVKDFAPYAVKIKASGAQAVVTGNWGNDLTLLVKAAREVGYDGSFYTFYGNALGAPAALGDAGVGKVVAVADWLPNVPGAQSEAFYQSFRARFPKPEDDYVHMRMQLMVEALAQSIERAGSTDVVAVARQMEKASVQLAGQGGTMRAADHQFQQALAVGVMDKKGAPGVKFDVEGSGYGFRVVRQIAAAKAQQPHSCQMQRF; encoded by the coding sequence ATGAATAAATTGCGTTCCGCGGGCTTGAAATCAGGCGCAGCGGCATTATGTCGATCCGTTTTGGCCGTGGTTGCCGCGGTGGCTGGCGCGCTGGCCCCGGCGTCTGCCAGCTGGGCACAGGCCCCCGCACCCAGCGCTGCCGTGTCGCAGGCCAAGCCGGTGAAGCTGGCTTTGATCGAGAGCCTCTCGGGCCCTTTCGCCAACACGGGCGAGGCGGTTTTTCGCAACATCTTCTGGGCCATCGAGCGCGTGAATGCGCGCGGCGGCGTGCGCCTGCCCGCCGCCGCAGGCGGTGCGCGCCCGCTGGTACTGGAGCGCTACGACAGCAAGGGCCAGAACGAAGAGGCCCTGTCGGCCCTGCGCGCGGCCATCGACGATGGCGCGCAGGTCATCCTGCAGGGCAATTCGTCGGCCACGGCGGCGGTGCTGATCGACGCCATCAACAAGCACAACGAGCGCGAGCCGGGCAAGCGCGTGCTGTTTCTCAACTACTCGGCGGTGGACCCGATCCTCACCAACGAGAAATGCAGCTTCTGGCATTTCCGTTTCGACGCCCATGCCGACATGCGTATGGCCGCGCTCATGGAAGTGGTGCGCGAGGACAAGGCGCTCAAGAGCGTGTACCTCATCGGCCAGGACTACAGCTTTGGCCAGGCCGTGCTGCGCGAGGCCAAACGCCAGCTGGCCGCGCAGCGCCCCGATGTGGCGGTGGTGGGCGACGAGCTGCACCCCGTGGGCCGCGTGAAAGACTTTGCCCCCTACGCCGTCAAGATCAAGGCCAGCGGTGCGCAGGCCGTGGTGACCGGCAACTGGGGCAACGACCTGACGCTGCTGGTGAAGGCCGCGCGCGAGGTGGGTTATGACGGCAGCTTCTACACCTTCTATGGCAACGCGCTGGGCGCTCCCGCCGCTTTGGGCGATGCCGGTGTGGGCAAGGTGGTGGCCGTGGCCGACTGGCTGCCCAATGTGCCGGGCGCGCAAAGCGAGGCGTTCTACCAGTCGTTCCGCGCGCGCTTTCCCAAGCCGGAGGATGACTATGTGCACATGCGCATGCAGCTCATGGTTGAGGCGCTGGCCCAGTCCATCGAGCGCGCGGGCAGCACCGACGTGGTGGCTGTGGCCCGGCAGATGGAAAAAGCCAGCGTGCAGCTGGCCGGCCAGGGCGGCACCATGCGTGCGGCCGATCACCAGTTCCAGCAGGCCCTGGCCGTGGGTGTGATGGACAAGAAGGGCGCACCCGGCGTGAAGTTCGACGTGGAAGGCTCGGGCTACGGCTTTCGCGTGGTGCGGCAGATCGCGGCCGCCAAGGCGCAACAGCCGCACAGCTGCCAGATGCAGCGGTTTTGA
- a CDS encoding Hsp20/alpha crystallin family protein → MIFAPVIRRAAYANAPRSADLALQRFLMGTLETPARASTAAGCTVTQDDKATTLQLDVPGLAREQLQISIEGNVVKLQSVAGAPRQVQRAWELADEIDASASTAKLENGVLTLTLARLVSADKSVQLVVH, encoded by the coding sequence ATGATTTTCGCCCCCGTGATCCGCCGCGCCGCCTACGCCAACGCACCCCGCTCTGCCGATCTGGCGCTGCAACGCTTCCTGATGGGCACCCTCGAAACACCGGCCCGCGCCAGCACCGCAGCCGGCTGCACCGTGACCCAGGACGACAAGGCCACCACGCTGCAGCTCGATGTGCCCGGCCTGGCGCGCGAGCAATTGCAGATCAGCATCGAGGGCAATGTGGTCAAGCTGCAAAGCGTGGCAGGCGCACCCCGCCAGGTGCAGCGGGCATGGGAGTTGGCCGATGAAATCGACGCCTCGGCCAGCACGGCCAAGCTCGAAAACGGCGTGCTCACGCTGACACTGGCGCGGCTGGTGTCAGCCGACAAGTCGGTGCAGCTGGTCGTGCATTGA
- a CDS encoding GGDEF domain-containing protein, with the protein MAVGYQAGIPSTIPMAEFNDQNGHAAGDHVLQTMARLLQERARATDQVPRWGGEEFLVLLPDTSPAGAREVAEQLRLAVQNTPFCWQQSTVPVTVSAGAATWSSGPFHANALIARADSALYQAKNSGRNRVCVAADNALHLALPGGRSVEPIRV; encoded by the coding sequence ATGGCCGTTGGATACCAGGCGGGCATACCGTCCACCATACCGATGGCGGAGTTCAACGACCAGAACGGCCATGCCGCCGGCGACCATGTGCTGCAGACAATGGCCAGGCTGCTGCAAGAGCGCGCCCGCGCCACCGACCAGGTGCCGCGCTGGGGTGGCGAGGAGTTCCTGGTGCTGCTGCCCGACACCTCGCCCGCCGGCGCGCGCGAGGTGGCCGAGCAACTGCGGCTGGCGGTGCAGAACACGCCGTTTTGCTGGCAGCAAAGCACGGTGCCGGTCACCGTCAGCGCCGGTGCGGCCACCTGGAGCAGCGGCCCCTTCCATGCCAACGCACTGATAGCCCGTGCCGACAGCGCGCTCTACCAGGCCAAGAACAGCGGTCGCAACCGCGTGTGTGTGGCGGCCGACAACGCACTGCATCTGGCGCTGCCTGGCGGCAGATCCGTCGAGCCCATCAGGGTTTGA
- a CDS encoding ABC transporter permease has product MLLNTLLLALRSIRRNLMRSFLTILGIVIGVSAVITMVTLGNGATMAVQNQISGLGTNLLQVRPGQRMGPGGGSGAPAFKDTDADAIAQQIGGILAVAPEARASATVVASGRNWTTSIIGSTNAWLQTGNWAVRTGRVFSDAELRAGAAVCLIGETVRRELYGTRDAVGEQLRVKAFSCEVVGVLASKGQGAFGNDQDDTVLVPLRTLQRRVTGNTRVNTLLVSMQDGSDPERVKASLTQLLRELRKLADTDEDNFNVLDTKQLADTLSGTTKVMTMLLGAVAAVSLLVGGIGIMNIMLVSVTERTREIGLRLAIGALEREVLLQFLIEAVVLAALGGLIGIVLATGASIGLSALMDVPYIFNPGVNLLSFVFSAGIGVVFGYFPARRAARMDPIDALRHE; this is encoded by the coding sequence ATGCTTTTGAACACCCTTCTTCTGGCCCTGCGCTCGATCCGGCGCAACCTGATGCGCTCGTTTCTCACCATCCTGGGCATCGTGATCGGCGTCAGCGCCGTCATCACCATGGTCACGCTGGGCAATGGCGCCACCATGGCGGTGCAAAACCAGATTTCCGGCCTGGGCACCAACCTGCTGCAGGTGCGCCCCGGCCAGCGCATGGGCCCCGGCGGCGGCTCGGGCGCCCCTGCGTTCAAGGACACTGATGCCGACGCCATCGCCCAGCAGATCGGCGGCATTCTGGCCGTGGCGCCCGAGGCGCGGGCCAGCGCCACCGTGGTGGCCAGCGGGCGCAACTGGACCACCAGCATCATCGGCAGCACCAATGCCTGGCTGCAGACGGGCAACTGGGCCGTGCGCACCGGGCGGGTGTTCTCGGATGCCGAGCTGCGCGCCGGTGCCGCCGTGTGCCTGATTGGCGAAACCGTGCGCCGCGAACTCTATGGCACGCGCGATGCCGTGGGCGAGCAATTGCGCGTGAAGGCATTTTCGTGCGAGGTGGTGGGCGTGCTGGCGTCCAAGGGGCAGGGCGCCTTTGGCAATGACCAGGACGACACCGTGCTGGTGCCCCTGCGCACGCTGCAGCGCCGCGTGACCGGCAACACCCGCGTCAACACGCTGCTGGTGTCGATGCAGGACGGCAGCGACCCCGAGCGGGTGAAGGCCAGCCTCACCCAGTTGCTGCGCGAGCTGCGCAAGCTCGCCGACACCGACGAAGACAACTTCAACGTGCTCGACACCAAGCAGCTGGCCGACACGCTCTCGGGCACCACCAAGGTCATGACCATGCTGCTGGGCGCGGTGGCGGCGGTGAGCCTGCTGGTGGGCGGCATCGGCATCATGAACATCATGCTGGTCAGCGTGACCGAGCGCACCCGCGAGATCGGCCTGCGCCTGGCCATCGGCGCCCTGGAGCGCGAGGTGCTGCTGCAGTTCCTGATCGAGGCCGTGGTGCTGGCCGCCTTGGGCGGGCTGATCGGCATCGTGCTGGCCACGGGGGCATCTATCGGCCTGTCGGCCCTGATGGATGTGCCCTACATCTTCAACCCCGGCGTGAACCTGCTGTCGTTCGTTTTCTCGGCCGGGATCGGGGTGGTGTTTGGCTACTTTCCGGCGCGGCGCGCAGCGCGCATGGACCCGATTGATGCGCTGCGGCATGAATGA
- a CDS encoding ABC transporter ATP-binding protein: MSEAANATGEGGRGAGNAPPLIRLRGVTKVYGEGALAFQALKGVDLDITQGDFVAIMGPSGSGKSTAMNTLGCLDRPTAGEYLFKGVHVESLSRDERARLRRQYFGFVFQGFNLLARTSAQENVELPLLYRGESATARHAAAARALDAVGLKGWEHHTPSELSGGQQQRVAIARAIVTEPAVLLADEPTGNLDTQRSQEIMELLWRLNADQGITVLMVTHEPDMAAYARRIVRFVDGKVDSDAPNPHPAGLRAPVAVVPQTEVA; encoded by the coding sequence ATGAGCGAGGCCGCAAACGCCACAGGTGAGGGCGGCCGGGGGGCCGGAAATGCGCCGCCGCTGATCCGTCTGCGCGGCGTGACCAAGGTGTATGGCGAGGGCGCGCTGGCCTTCCAGGCGCTCAAGGGGGTGGATCTGGACATCACCCAGGGCGACTTTGTGGCCATCATGGGCCCCAGCGGCTCCGGCAAATCCACCGCCATGAACACCCTGGGCTGCCTGGACCGGCCCACCGCAGGCGAATACCTGTTCAAAGGCGTGCATGTGGAATCGCTCTCGCGCGACGAGCGCGCGCGCCTGCGCCGGCAATACTTTGGCTTTGTGTTCCAGGGCTTCAACCTGCTGGCGCGCACCTCGGCGCAGGAAAACGTCGAGCTGCCCCTGCTGTACCGGGGGGAATCGGCCACCGCGCGCCACGCTGCTGCGGCGCGCGCGCTCGATGCCGTGGGCCTCAAGGGCTGGGAGCACCACACCCCGTCCGAGCTGTCGGGCGGCCAGCAGCAGCGCGTGGCCATTGCGCGCGCCATCGTCACCGAGCCGGCCGTGCTGCTGGCCGACGAGCCCACCGGCAACCTCGACACCCAGCGCAGCCAGGAAATCATGGAACTGCTGTGGCGGCTCAATGCCGACCAGGGCATCACCGTGCTGATGGTCACCCACGAACCCGACATGGCCGCCTACGCCCGGCGCATCGTGCGTTTTGTCGATGGCAAGGTGGACAGCGACGCGCCCAACCCGCACCCGGCGGGCCTGCGTGCCCCTGTGGCTGTGGTTCCGCAGACGGAGGTGGCGTGA
- a CDS encoding efflux RND transporter periplasmic adaptor subunit — protein sequence MTSPEKNTPAASPSTAADDLQTLLGGGEPRRWWQRSTLWLGVAALALAGGGIIYWQSHQRASAAPVYVTEEVRRGNLTLNVSANGTLQPTRAVTIGSELSGTVKNVLVDVNDKVKKGQVLVELDTAKLDAQVLRSRAALAAAQARLAQAVATTKEALAGFGRLEDVARLSGGKVPSAAELDSGRATLDRARADEASARASVDDARAALSTDVTNLSKASIRSPIDGVVLTRTVEPGNAVAASLQAVTLFTLAEDLTRLRLDVSVDEADVGSVKLDQKASFTVSAYPSRRYPAKVTRVSFGSTKTDNVVTYITWLEVDNSDLSLRPGMTAAATITSTERNDVLLVPNTALRFTPAVAAGAAAQPASSGGGIMSQLMPRMPRSGARRAGGSGEAGDGAGRARQVWVLKDGTAHAVTVQVGISDGRRTEVSGEGLAEGMAVITDQRSSGAAK from the coding sequence ATGACTTCTCCTGAAAAAAACACCCCTGCCGCCAGCCCGTCCACCGCCGCTGATGACCTGCAAACACTGCTCGGCGGCGGCGAGCCGCGCCGCTGGTGGCAGCGCTCGACCCTGTGGCTGGGCGTGGCGGCGCTGGCGCTGGCGGGCGGCGGCATCATCTACTGGCAGAGCCACCAGCGCGCCAGCGCAGCCCCGGTGTATGTGACCGAGGAGGTGCGCCGGGGCAACCTCACCCTCAACGTGTCGGCCAATGGCACCTTGCAGCCCACGCGGGCGGTCACCATTGGCAGCGAGCTGTCGGGCACGGTCAAAAACGTGCTGGTGGACGTGAACGACAAGGTCAAAAAGGGCCAGGTGCTGGTCGAACTCGACACGGCCAAGCTCGATGCGCAGGTGCTGCGCTCGCGCGCTGCGCTGGCGGCGGCGCAGGCGCGGTTGGCGCAGGCGGTGGCCACCACCAAAGAGGCGCTGGCCGGCTTTGGGCGGCTGGAAGATGTGGCGCGGCTGTCGGGCGGCAAGGTGCCGTCGGCCGCCGAACTTGACAGCGGCCGGGCCACGCTCGACCGCGCCCGGGCCGACGAAGCCAGTGCCCGCGCCTCGGTGGACGACGCCCGGGCAGCGCTTTCCACCGATGTCACCAACCTGTCCAAGGCCTCGATCCGCTCGCCCATCGATGGCGTGGTGCTCACCCGCACGGTCGAGCCAGGCAACGCCGTGGCTGCCTCGCTGCAGGCCGTGACGCTGTTCACGCTGGCCGAAGACCTCACGCGGCTGCGGCTGGACGTAAGCGTGGACGAGGCCGACGTGGGCTCGGTCAAGCTCGACCAGAAGGCCAGCTTCACGGTCAGCGCCTATCCCTCGCGCCGCTATCCGGCCAAGGTCACGCGGGTGTCGTTCGGCTCCACCAAAACCGACAACGTGGTCACCTACATCACCTGGCTGGAGGTGGACAACTCCGACCTGAGCCTGCGCCCCGGCATGACGGCAGCGGCCACCATCACCTCCACCGAGCGCAACGATGTGCTGCTGGTGCCCAACACGGCGCTGCGTTTCACCCCGGCGGTTGCTGCCGGGGCGGCGGCCCAGCCGGCGTCGTCGGGCGGCGGCATCATGTCGCAGCTGATGCCACGCATGCCGCGCTCGGGCGCACGCCGGGCGGGCGGCAGTGGTGAAGCCGGCGACGGCGCGGGCCGCGCACGCCAGGTGTGGGTGCTCAAGGACGGCACAGCGCACGCCGTGACGGTGCAGGTGGGCATCAGCGATGGCCGCCGCACCGAGGTCAGCGGCGAAGGTCTGGCTGAGGGCATGGCCGTCATCACCGACCAGCGTTCCAGCGGGGCCGCGAAATGA